A region of Oncorhynchus masou masou isolate Uvic2021 chromosome 29, UVic_Omas_1.1, whole genome shotgun sequence DNA encodes the following proteins:
- the LOC135521276 gene encoding calbindin-like: MANAYLQGVEISASQFLDIFHHYDNDGNGYIEGKELQSFIKELQQARKQAGLELTDQMKAFVQEYEKNTDAKIGIVELVQILPTEENFLLFFRQQLKSCAEFMQAWRCYDADHSGYIEADELKNFLKDLLQKAKKPYDEKKLDEYTHTTLKIFDSNHDGKLCLAEMARLLPDEENFLLKFQNVKMVRREFNKIFELYDQDENGYMDENELDALLKDLCEKNKKVLEVNKIPTYKTAIMALSDGGKLYRTELALVLCAEDISAPAPL; encoded by the exons ATGGCAAACGCGTACCTGCAAGGAGTAGAGATCTCTGCATCACAGTTCCTGGATATTTTTCACCATTATGATAACGATG GTAATGGATATATTGAAGGGAAGGAGTTGCAGAGTTTTATAAAAGAACTTCAGCAAGCTCGAAAACAGGCAGGACTT gAGCTTACAGACCAAATGAAGGCTTTTGTACAGGAATATGAGAAAAATACAGATGCCAAAATTGGAATTGTTGAG CTAGTACAAATATTGCCCACAGAAGAGAACTTCTTGTTATTTTTCCGGCAACAGTTGAAGTCTTGTGCGGAATTTATGCAG GCTTGGCGATGTTATGATGCAGACCATAGTGGCTACATTGAAGCAGATGAGCTGAAG AACTTTTTGAAAGATCTGCTTCAGAAGGCTAAGAAACCATATGATGAAAAGAAGTTAGACGAGTATACACATACCACA CTCAAAATATTCGACTCAAACCACGATGGGAAGTTGTGTTTGGCAGAAATGGCGAG gcTGCTCCCGGACGAGGAGAACTTTCTACTCAAGTTTCAG AATGTGAAGATGGTGAGGAGAGAGTTCAACAAGATCTTTGAGTTATACGATCAG gatgagAATGGCTATATGGATGAGAATGAGCTGGATGCCCTCCTCAAAGATTTGTGTGAGAAGAACAAGAAG GTGCTGGAAGTCAACAAAATCCCCACATATAAGACCGCCATTATGGCGCTATCAGACGGGGGCAAGCTGTACAGGACAGAGCTTGCTCTTGTGCTCTGTGCTGAGGACATTTCAGCTCCTGCCCCCTTATAA